A single Lolium perenne isolate Kyuss_39 chromosome 6, Kyuss_2.0, whole genome shotgun sequence DNA region contains:
- the LOC127321059 gene encoding actin-related protein 2/3 complex subunit 3: MVYHSSFVDDDETTKACGCPLLPLKTHIRGPAPAADSDKADIVDEAITFFRANVFFKNFHVKSPADKLLIYLTSYINIALKRLEGCRTLAVGTKAIINLGLEKVPVPGEPTFPFPGLFTLPQSQEEAELLRNYLKQIREETSGRLLNCAYRTNGTPNKWWLAFAKRKFMNIVIL, from the exons ATG GTTTATCACTCTAGTTTCGTTGACGATGACGAGACCACTAAAGCCTGTGGGTGTCCCTTGCTTCCACTAAAAACTCATATAAGGGGTCCAGCACCAGCCGCAGATTCAG ATAAAGCCGATAtagttgatgaagcaataactttCTTCCGAGCAAATGTTTTCTTCAAAAACTTTCATGTCAAAAGCCCAGCAGACAAATTGCTCATCTATCTGACATCTTACATCAATATTGCCTTGAAAAGATTAGAAGGCTGCCGAACACTAGCTGTCGGGACCAAGGCAATCATTAACTTGGGCTTGGAAAAGGTCCCTGTGCCTGGGGAACCAACATTTCCTTTCCCTGGGCTTTTCACTCTTCCCCAATCTCAGGAGGAGGCAG AATTGTTGAGGAATTATCTGAAGCAGATAAGGGAGGAAACAAGTGGGAGGCTACTCAACTGCGCATACAGAACTAATGGTACTCCAAACAAATGGTGGTTGGCTTTTGCAAAGAGGAAGTTCATGAACATTGTCATCCTTTAG